The genomic DNA ACAGGCGAGATTATAATCTCATTGTTAAACAGTTTTGACGTCTTTAACAGGCGTCAAAACTTAAAGACGTTTATTTCCAGAGTTAAAGTGACAAACTTTCTATTCAGAGCATTAAATGACAGCAGCGCAATAATATATCTGACATTAAACCACTTTTACACAAACAGAGAGATTATATTTAAACAGCGGAAGTTGCTGCTCAGATTAGTTCAAACTGGGACTGAAAAGTTCGGTCTGTTCTCGCTTCTCTGACCCGGAAACAGAGAAAAGCTTgaaaacgggtcagaaccaatTTTATAGAAAGTGTGTGTACTCACTGGATCTGCTGCTGAGATGTCTGCGTCACACAATGGAGGCGCTGCAGGTGATCAGCTTGATacaggtgaggaggaggaggagctcaCCTTCTGAtgtgtacactgtaaaaaataagtGCCCTGCCCCGGGGCAGCTCAACATGTGGCTCAGGAAGTTGAAATCCAACTTACAACCTTCTGGTCACAAGACGACCACTGTACCACCGAGCCACAGTCGCCCTAAAAAAGCCACTGCATGATCCTTTTGCTAATCTTCTTTAAAGCCCAGAATAACGAGCTACAATTCAgtgcaatttaatataaaaagtgagtagaaaaggtaaactaaaggacaaaccataaaagcacaagtacagtgaaaataaacagaaatcattactattaaaagaagaaattttaattcttaaatcaaTACGTTGCTATAAAAATTGAGCCGAGTGTTGGGGCACTGAGCCGTCAGCCACTAAACTTTACAAGTTTAACAATAATTCTGGACATGGTTGGAGTTCCTTAAACTCTTCTGGGGTCAATTTACAGTGACCAACTGACCTGacctacatgttttaggagatgtggggggaaccggagcacccggagaaaacccacgcaaacacggggagactatgcaaactccacacagacgGTCTCTGTGAAGACGCAGCGCTAACCGCTGCACCACCGTGCTGCCCACGTTTTTTCCAATTGGTTTGGGAAGGGATCTATTTTCTAGTTTGCCAATGGGGGAAAAATCTTTGCCTTTTTAAATTCTCTATTGACGGAGCGTGGCATGGCGCCCCGTTCACAGAGGCTACAACCTCCAAGAGTTCGATTCCTGGGTTCCTCTCTTGCacgtctttctccttctctaaaTATCTAAATCAAGAACATTAAACATGTTCTTGATCGTATTCACTCTTGCTTTTTCTGTGGCTTCTTTAATCGCAGAATGTTTCGTATTcttttccaaaatgaaaatttagatttcttttttttaccatcctGCGTGGTTTTAGTATCTGGATTGTTTAAATCCTCCTGGATGGTTTCTCCAGGGATCTCGATCTCTGCCGGGGATTCCGGATCTGTGGAACAACCTGGTAAGGTTTCTCCTGGGAGTTCCTCCTCTGAACAAACCTcttgatttaaaactttaaccaGGTCCACTTGGTTCTGTGAATCTTCCTCCTGTTCTTGGAAAACTGCGATCTGTTTCTGTTGGAAATCTTTGTTCTCAGATCTCAGAGTGATCAGTAGATCCTCTTTAACTCTTTCCAAATCATTTTTCATACAACGTATCTCCTGATCGTATTGTTGTTTTAGTGCAGAGACTTCGGTTTCGTACCGACAGTTTAGCTCCAGGTACAAACCGTTTACCTTCTCTAACTCAGCCAGTGCACTCCTTTCTTTCTCCTGCAGGAATTGAAtctctttggttgttttttcttgcagGACGGTGTTCTCAGCTCTCATCTTTTCAAGTAGCTCCATGTCCTCCTCTGATTTCTCCATGTTAGTTTTTCTCTCTTGAATTAATTGCAAATTTAGTCTTTCAACTTGTTCTAGCAGAGCAGAGTAATTAATTTCATGGACCagattgtctttcttttctctagAAAGAGCTGTTTCCCCCTGTTGTATCATCTGCTGGAATGTTTCCACGTCTTGTTTTAGTCCAATAACTTCACTTTCATATTTGCAGTTCAGTTCATTGTATGaacttttaatgtaatttaattctTCCTTCAAAAGTTTCTCGCTGTCCTGCAGATATTGAAtctctttggttgttttttcttgcagGACGGTGTTCTCAGCTCTCATCTTTTCAAGTAGCTCCATGTCCTCCTCTGATTTCTCCATGTTAGTTTTTCTCTCTTGAATTAATTGCAAATTTAGTCTTTCAACTTGTTCTAGCAGAGCAGAGTAATTAATTTCATggatcagattttctttcttttctttagaaaGAGCTGTTTCCTCCTGTTGTATCATCTGCTGGAATGTTTCCACATCTTGTTTTAGTCCAGAAATGTCACTTTCATATTTGCAGTTCAGTTCATTGTATGaacttttcatttgatttaattcTTCCTGCAAACGTTTCTCGCTGTCTTGCAGGAATGAGATCTTTTGTGACATTTCTTGGAACATGTCGTCCTTCTCAGCTCTCCCATTCTCCAGGAGTTCTTGTTCCTCACTAAGCTGCTCTTCATCAAACGTTTGTGTCTCGGCCTCCTGCCTCACCAGACCATCGTCTGCTTCGTACTTAGAGCGCAGCTCCTGGTAGGAAGTCTGCAGTTCGTCCAGTTCTTCTTGGAGGGCCTGACTTTTCACTTTCTCATCATGTATTTCAGCTTTAAGTGCTTCCTGGCTGAGGAGGTGGGCCACCTTTAAATCCACATATTCTTGTTGCAAGGGCTTCATCTTCATGTCTTTCACATCTTTGTAAGCCTTGGAAGCAGTGATCACAGCTTTAATGACTTCTGGATCACTGAACCTCTCTAGTCTCTCAAGTTCCCTCTTTGCGTCTTCGGCCTGGCTGATAAGCGTTTCTTTGATATCTGTCTGCCTTTGTAACTGGAGTTTCgtctcttccagctcctccttcAGGTGGGCCAGTCTTTGGTTGTCTTCAAACCTTCCGGCTCTCTCTATTTCTAGAAGGGAGTTCAGTCTTTGGATTTCCCAGTGTAAGGCATTCGGCTGTGCAGGAGGGAACCTGCCTTCGGGGTTTTCCTGGACTCCCCTTCTCGCATGGGGTCCCATCATCCCACTGTGGTATCTCGGCGTATGATGAGACATTTTCTCCTAAATACAATCAGTAAAATAGTCGATTGGTAAACTACCTGAACGGTCGATTGGAAAGAGCTTTGAACGTCTGAACTGGTCAGTGATATtgcaagcaatgaaaaatatgcagaattgtgtTACATACAATTCTgcagttgatgacatcacagactgcatcgccagtgacatcacagaatCTTCCTTTGCTGGCGGTGTGACATCATTCCACCACCAAATATCTTCctctttattcttgtttacattcaaaataatcCAGGATTCAGTCGTTTTTATCCCAAATATCAGGGCATCAAACTCATTTCcatttgggccaaatcaaaaatcaggatgttcttaaagggcctgTAGGGCCGAAACGTATTGataaaaaccaattaaactgttaaaatatcaataaataggtgtttcagcattcagtaagtgtttcttaaaataacatcatattgaacatcttttcacactaatcagttcatccaggattgtttttgtggttctCTGCAATCaacatcacagattttgtggtgcaaatttagaaatatttgtaattcgTTAGGAATTGTTTCGATATTCGCACTAatatatgatgttaaatgtgatctTTTATTAATTGCTCCATCAGTcatggactataacttgacatcaagtcaGGCTGAAACAGCAGCCACTGGAACCCAAATGGTTTcggccaattttgagaaaaaaaaatgttgctaaaatcagaaataaatgtggggatctgttgatttttgagTGAATTTTGCAGTTATTAAAACTGGAAGGGCCTACTGCTATAATTTGgggtctagagggccacataaagaGCTATGgggggccagatttggccctcgGGCCTTGAGTTTGGCACATGTGCCATATATGATCATCTCATGTGAACTCTTTTCAGTATCTGTTTCttgagaaagttttttttatcttttttttatttaatatatttattgttttcaacaaattaacaaaactgcaggacagttaTCAAAATCCAATGATATCCGGATCATCGATCAGGCCACGATGACCAGTTGGCGTGACGCTGGCATTGGGATCTTCTATATTGTCATCATCAGTGAGTGAGTCCAAACAAGATTGCAGTTACAAATAAATTCCACAATACGACTGTCCAACTGTCATTTATGtaaccagaaaataaacaacaaaaacagtgataCCCTAACCCAGGTTATCAAGGATAGAAGATAGAACAGCAAATAGATAGATGggggaaacagaaagaaaaaaaaggggggaaggTTAATATGTACAACTAAAACAagataactaaataaaatattcagctcCTCCGCATACTGCTGGGAATGAGTTCATCAGGGTGTATTAAGTCACTTGTGTACCAACCGAGAGGCCAACCTACAGCCTTTCTGACAGGCAGGGAGGCAGCAGGGCCACAGAGCAGACGCTAGTCTGTCACTACCAGTGTCCAGTGGTATTACTCAAAAGTTCAAGCAATGGCCCCCACGTCCCAACATATCTGGGTACATTATTATTGAGAGATCAGCAACACCTGCACAGAGGAGGTCAGGCAGAAAATATGAGGACTAAACATTAAATCTGTGTCAACACTGAATCAGacccaaaactgtaaaaaaaaacaactaatgttTAACTCTGAACAAACAGCAGgctaaattcaaccaaaactgaacttttctgGATCGACTAGACGCCAGACAGCAGAGAGATTCCTGCCTAAAAGAACTAAAGCACTCTGGCAGTGAAACCGGAACAAATCATCACAGGTACAACTCAGAACCATGTTCTGCTGGAACCACAACAGGAAGCAAATCCCTGGATTTATCCAGCAATCAGAGTCAGAGAAACCTAACAGAGATTAATGTTCAAAGATCTCAGTTAGCAAACCAAACTTCAGCTCCTCCTTGTCCAACGGCACCAGAACGGCACCAGAACGACACCAGAACGACACCAGAACGACCCTCCGACCCGCAAACATCAAGAAATCAACCAGACATCAGCATtataacagcagcagcagaaactggaAAGGCAGCAGGAGCATCATCATTGTTAACgatttaaagatgaaaacagcATTAGCATCATGCTAACCAGAGCAACGTAAGCATCAACTAAACCACAACGTTCAGAGCTGATTATCAGCAAAGAACAAATGTTAGTGGCTGATGAACAGAGGAAGTAAACAGCAGAAAAGAGCAGAGCAATATGGAAACTAAAAGTGATCAAACAGAAGCTGTGGCTGACGGCCAGCTGCAAAATCCTCTgttttgtcaaacaagatggagAATCCGGTCCAACGTTTCCTTTTCTGCTATGATCTCCATGATCACCAAAGTGATACAAaactttctgtcattttctatGATAGATCAAATATTTCCAGCCGCCAAAAGCATTGAGCTCAGCGATGCTGATTGgccaaatgtttgttttttgaaatgaTTGAACTTCTGGAGAGAAATAATACGAGTCTCAGCCataataatgttttacatttaaaacgtATGGTTTGATAAAAagactcctaaaagtacatttgtttcacaagtaaatgtttttcttacaaaGTGAATATAATTATTGATGACAAACTGATTGTTAAGAGTTTCTTCTCAGACAGAATCGTTTGGTTCGGGTCAGCACCTCTTCAGATGGTTTCGATGTTCAGCTGGAGCtgattttattcagtgtttCATCAGCAGCTAAATGTCAGACAGGAAACTGGGATCTTTTAtcatggaaacaaaaacagattctgATCACgatctccatccagtctgaggTTCAGGTTGGAAAAGAACCAATagagcaaaacaacaataaatacagAGAATCAATCAACAGGAAAGTTTGagaaaactgaatgaaaaccaGAACCACTGAACATAAACATACAGCTTTATGTTCAGTTTTATATATCTATAAATCCTCCATCGTTCATATTGGTCACCTAGTTTTGTACCTTTAGCATCTTCCTCTAGGGCGATCCCACACCGCAGCCTCCATCACTCATCACTCCATCAATTCGCTCTTGGTGGATGTTTGTGATGCAGTTATCTGAGGGAAGGACCAGGATTAAACCTGGAAGCCATTTGCTCTGTCGCCCTTCAGTAAGTCAGCTGACTGTAACCaccatcttcctgtttttctgcagcctgAGTTGTTTCTCTTTTCACCATCATGACAGCTTCCTATTCACCCAGATACTCCATACAGGCCAGGCTGCATATTTATGAACTATTTCCAGACTCATCAACAAAAGACAGAATCTGAAACTCTCTGAGGTTCTTACTAACGGTTGGTCTCTGCCTGACCTGGAGGGAAACTTTACCTCCTTCATCCTCCTGAGTTTTATATAAACTGAGGTTCATTGGtggcttttaaatattttccagagTTTTGGTGTTTGTAGCttataaataatgttattttaaagtaaatacttaaaaaatccttccttttaatacattttaaacaatttgtattgtattttatggTCTGTGCTCATGCTCTAACATGTAGTAATTATCCTTTATGGTTCAAATTATCTTCATGTTTTAGTAAAACATGAAgcttttaacaacattttactaaaacacagaatccaTGTAGAATGGAGTCAAATTTATGAAGTTTTCTTCTTTAgtgatttttaaacatatttatatgtGCAGTTACTTTGagaccaccagagggcgctagtgtgttgaaaacatttaacaggTTTCTGATTTAATCTTCCagtaaaatcatattaaaactgatttaacttttagacatttaagagacattttatttctttatttaaaactgaattactTTACCTCAGTATTATTGGTTGAATTTCACCCAtgaaatctttcatttttactttttatttttcttttatatggttttcttgtctcctttatttttcactgtgaGCCAATCAGGTTTGACCAGTAGCTACGTACTTCCTCTCTGCCTCCATTTTATGGTGAAGCTACTGAAGCTACCAACTGTATATCAAATTAAAGTTACTGAAAACAGGGAACTAGgaataaaaactgcagtttttctgtcttcataTCACATTTCTGAGACCCAACACTCCTGGTCTCTCttgaaaaacagattattaaTCTCAGTGaagtgtgttttaaatatttataaaggaATGTGAATAATATCTACTGTAATgtcaaataaatgataaatacatCATAATGATTAgactttaaaagtttaaaaacttttattcatGCATCAGATTATACAGAACAAAACAGCCTTAGAAAcgtaagataataaaaatattaaattactgaaatctccttttacattatatttattgtttattttaaaattaataaatttttaagaatttatttaattcttaaaAATCCATCACCTTATTGTGCttcactttattaaaaacagaaccaaTATTGAACCAATAAAAGCTCCAACAGGGAAAAAGTCTCAATCAATAATAAACCAACAAAGTTTCATGTCATCGTTATGAATGTTGGAGAATCGAATCAAACTGATCTACGTTGGTCTGAACATGAAGAGCGTTTGGTGGAAGATCCAGTTCCGTCACTTCTTAAAGTGGATCCGCCTTTCAGGTCCACCAGAACCGCTTCGGTGGTTCTGGAGGCTTCAACCTGTTTGAAGGAGGTGGATCCTgtccactgtcgccacatgcttgcTGCAAAGTCCACGACTCCATGCCATCGTTTCCAGTTTGAACACATGAACTGGTCGTCAAACAGACACCAGTACGCCTCCGTCCAGGACAGAAACACCTTCGGTAATTTAAATAACCAACCAAGTCCCATCTTCCATTGTTAGGTTGATGAACTTGGACTATTCCATTTTATTCTCCCTGTTTTATTAGTTGACTTTTGTTTCGGTCCAATCGTCCAGGTGTGGAACAGAAACATCTGGATCCACATCAGCCTGAACATCCACTGTAACTAAAGTGTATAATAAATCCTTCCTAATCTCCCTGACTGTGTAACTGAGAGTACTAAGCCCATCTTTGATTATATTAAAATACGTTTCTGTCAgtttctgaactcttcttgGGTTTGGATCGTTGTGAGAATCTCTCTCATGTTGTATCATCTTGTACCTCCCAGTGACGGAGTCTGGTCTGGATATGAACATCCGTCTGTAAGAGATCCGCTGCGACATGTCGTCGTCTTCACCCCCCCAGCCCCAGAAGGTGTTTGAAAAGCCGTTGACTTTAAGGAACTGCTGTTTGGACAACGCTGAGACGCCACCGAAGATGGTGGCGTAGGGCAGGATGAAGTTAAACTTGTCCACAGCCACAGATAAATGTCTGGGATGGTCAGAACATCTGTAGAGGTTTCTATCATCTATTGGTACCAGGTCTACgtcagaaaagacaaaacagtcGTAATCGTATTCGATCAGCGCTTCAACAAATCCGATGTTCATCAGCTTGGCCCGGTTGAACGCTCCGTCTCCGTCCTGGTTGATGACGTACACACCGTAGTCCAGCTGCTGACGCATCAGGACCGGATGGACGTAGTGGAGCCAGTGGGTCAGGTGTTCATACCGGTTTCTGAACGGGATGATGATAGCCACCTAGAAGATGGacgtaaaataaaatactgattcTGCAGAATTATCTGAGCTATAAACCCAACTGGCATTACGGGATTTAAATGGATGCTTGTTCTGCTGTAGCACAGAAGTTATTGAAGTTATTAATAATAAGAGTATCAGTTTTAATGATTGATAATTATTTAAAggtcttatttcatttttggttgCCAGAttagctttaaataaaattcttagAAGTAAAATCAAAGATGGTGCTTGAAGTTTCTTgtcattcattattttgactgacgacataaaaaaattttatattctCTTCATACCCCTCAATTTTTAGATATTGTTGACATATTGACATGTTCAGTCGCTGTAGTGGCCATTGTGGGCCAAACCAAACATCCTGTTCCATGAAGCCACTATAAGGCACTGGGGTCAAGTTTTCCATATGCAGGCAAAAGAAGGTTCACTGTCCAAACTTGTCTTGTTGTTCtggatgatttattttgtttcagctaAACAATTACAGAGTTCaaactttgtcttgttttcatgCTGCCTCTCTTGCTCTGGTAAAAACCAAAGGCCCCAAACCCAAATGCCTGCTGGTCTTTACTAGGCCCCTACACTTATAGAAAGTGGATTGAtccacctcacttcctgtctttagaAAAcgaataaataacaaataataaaacaaaagataaatagaatcaacaattattaacctgcaaataaactctgtaaataatacaaaaactagaaatgtaagaataaactaacaaaattcaaatggataaagaaataaagaataaatagctccAACACTCCGGCCCCTAattcctgaggccgaaacatcgtcagtgacccctcacacccccaccatggactgttctccctgctgccctctggaaagaggttctgcagcatccggtgcaggtccaccaggttctgaaacagctttttcccacttgccatcagactgctgaactcttaactggactgcacttaaaatctggtctccactttataccttgcacatgtacagagctaaataacttctattttactgtcagtcctgtaccttatattttatatttagatttatattcatattttatactgtattttattttattctggagtaacctcacaacattggaacctcaaaacattgtcctgagccgtatgcaacgaaatctcgctctgtattcaccctgtgcatgcaaaatgacaataaagtcagtctaagtctaagtctaaggagTGAGACATCTTTTAGTTCTTGTccatttttgtctttcctgcATCAAAGGTAAATACTCAGAAAGGCATTTCAGTTGTAAATTTCTGTTGTTGTGCACATCTGATCCATTTGAAGTTGTTTCTGCCTCTGTTTAGGTCTGACGACAGGAGAGTCAGATGAaaaatttgttctttctttcGGAACAAACTCATCAGCGCCAGGATTTAGCAGAGGTGTG from Xiphophorus couchianus chromosome 21, X_couchianus-1.0, whole genome shotgun sequence includes the following:
- the LOC114136436 gene encoding interaptin-like, giving the protein MSHHTPRYHSGMMGPHARRGVQENPEGRFPPAQPNALHWEIQRLNSLLEIERAGRFEDNQRLAHLKEELEETKLQLQRQTDIKETLISQAEDAKRELERLERFSDPEVIKAVITASKAYKDVKDMKMKPLQQEYVDLKVAHLLSQEALKAEIHDEKVKSQALQEELDELQTSYQELRSKYEADDGLVRQEAETQTFDEEQLSEEQELLENGRAEKDDMFQEMSQKISFLQDSEKRLQEELNQMKSSYNELNCKYESDISGLKQDVETFQQMIQQEETALSKEKKENLIHEINYSALLEQVERLNLQLIQERKTNMEKSEEDMELLEKMRAENTVLQEKTTKEIQYLQDSEKLLKEELNYIKSSYNELNCKYESEVIGLKQDVETFQQMIQQGETALSREKKDNLVHEINYSALLEQVERLNLQLIQERKTNMEKSEEDMELLEKMRAENTVLQEKTTKEIQFLQEKERSALAELEKVNGLYLELNCRYETEVSALKQQYDQEIRCMKNDLERVKEDLLITLRSENKDFQQKQIAVFQEQEEDSQNQVDLVKVLNQEVCSEEELPGETLPGCSTDPESPAEIEIPGETIQEDLNNPDTKTTQDGKKKKSKFSFWKRIRNILRLKKPQKKQE